In Leptospira saintgironsiae, one genomic interval encodes:
- a CDS encoding electron transfer flavoprotein subunit beta/FixA family protein, whose translation MKIIVLVKQVPDTETNIKVGDKSINEAGIKWIISPYDEFAIEEGLRLREKNGGEVIAVSLGPDRVQESLRQAYAMGADRAVQIKVDNYVPFDTVLTAELIANFAKAENADIIIGGRQSIDSDSSQVVIQVAEGLGIAHISFAVSLEISGTSVKATKEVEGGTQVVETSLPVAITAQKGLNEPRYPNLKGLMAAKKKPIETKTPADLGNPASKIEVVALEPPPPRIPGRKLEAADAKGYAEQLVKALREEAKVI comes from the coding sequence ATGAAGATCATCGTTTTAGTGAAACAGGTGCCTGACACCGAAACGAATATCAAAGTCGGGGACAAGTCCATCAATGAAGCCGGAATTAAATGGATTATCTCTCCGTACGACGAATTCGCAATTGAAGAGGGACTTAGATTACGTGAAAAAAATGGTGGAGAGGTTATTGCAGTCTCTCTAGGACCAGATCGCGTTCAAGAGTCTTTACGCCAAGCATACGCAATGGGAGCGGACCGTGCCGTTCAAATCAAAGTGGACAATTACGTTCCTTTCGACACCGTTTTAACCGCAGAACTGATCGCAAATTTCGCGAAAGCTGAAAATGCAGACATCATCATCGGCGGACGCCAATCTATCGATAGCGATAGTTCCCAAGTAGTGATCCAAGTTGCAGAAGGACTTGGAATCGCTCATATTTCTTTCGCAGTTAGTTTAGAGATTAGCGGAACTTCCGTAAAAGCTACTAAAGAGGTAGAAGGTGGAACCCAAGTTGTGGAAACCAGCCTACCAGTAGCAATCACTGCTCAAAAAGGATTAAACGAACCTCGTTATCCTAACTTGAAAGGTTTGATGGCAGCTAAGAAAAAGCCTATCGAAACCAAAACACCAGCTGATTTAGGAAACCCTGCAAGTAAAATTGAAGTAGTAGCATTGGAGCCACCTCCACCTCGTATTCCTGGTCGCAAGTTAGAAGCGGCTGATGCGAAAGGTTACGCTGAACAATTAGTAAAAGCTCTTCGCGAAGAAGCTAAGGTTATCTAA
- a CDS encoding LIC10362 family protein produces the protein MLYSVVLTLICLLALVLAIRNLGKFPKSLEEIRSEIEASFATPFSGKSWIWFLFLISFFLLPFFWGLTFFLQSDANVLVIILGLFWIYFWSRTLILFR, from the coding sequence ATGCTGTATTCTGTCGTATTAACTTTGATTTGCCTTCTCGCTTTGGTTCTTGCGATCCGCAATCTAGGAAAATTTCCCAAAAGTTTAGAAGAGATCCGCTCAGAGATCGAGGCATCATTCGCTACCCCTTTTAGCGGAAAGTCCTGGATCTGGTTCTTATTCCTGATCAGCTTTTTCCTTTTGCCGTTTTTTTGGGGGCTAACCTTCTTCCTGCAATCAGATGCCAATGTGTTGGTTATCATTTTAGGATTATTTTGGATCTATTTTTGGAGCAGAACACTCATTCTGTTTCGATAG
- a CDS encoding glycosyltransferase family 39 protein — translation MVSLVNFLFFLGIILNAYFISVILHKKGLPQPLSRNLVSITLSILTAGSIALLLVSFESYKILSVALIQLLVSGSFIGYIFFRKIDLRLNPVLGWNNSRNLFTNIILALLLLSAGAMYSLFPIEYIKGDRDHGVYVVFGSKIQKTGGLNFDDFRYQDLTQVLGNNIIYGYPAIHSDHSPQDPTIPIGSLSPRFYPLFPTYLALSADLFGLDAMFRVNSIFAVLSLVFIFLIVKKWIGPWGALVAVFFCAFNPAQLWNVRTTLSEPLGQLLILFSSYLALYFFRKNKGWMFFAGGILGLSSFNRIDSLIYFPAIVIFVGYLLFLRKKSLEKGLNFLFGYSVISILSILHGYINSKPYMVDLWRTKQLLKLTILCAFFSLFLLGLFILPHLKRGSIFIEFIRNTVLKNRNTLRVLSFCFFLILIVFGYSIQPVISNSDTINDFAYFKKNGFLFFLLYVPLLLVLLGIGGYDLLVFRKQSSGSLVFLLLGSLLSFIYFYEPSIYPDHFWASRRWVLFPVPFLCIMGVMGLYSLPIKQQVIKLALIVLVFAGYLYHLYNRDRLIFFERMLSGYSEEFERLSISLPSEKAIYFTKKEDLASPLRYLSGKDTYLIRKTRPFLEKANKLIASGWNVYLIDEDFNLEDGSVTLEKVDKIHLEGNYPVDTVNRYPDTLLYRGTFLQVYKLGLDPKTSIQAKKSVSLDPSEYTYKLKTIRSERKIQPNVYEEVKAYDHYIPNDPKGKFRVEFEGEALDQATFSVTANQSSSVIFPESLGIGDDKKMKIEFSVENPETDDVQIRFHTKKDRQAVLKSLQLSRIP, via the coding sequence GTGGTTTCCTTGGTAAATTTCTTATTTTTTTTAGGCATCATTCTAAATGCTTATTTTATATCGGTCATTCTTCATAAAAAAGGACTTCCACAACCCCTATCCAGAAACTTAGTCTCCATTACCCTTTCCATTTTAACCGCAGGGTCCATTGCACTTCTTTTAGTTTCTTTTGAGTCTTACAAAATTCTATCTGTCGCATTGATCCAACTTTTAGTTTCCGGATCATTCATCGGATACATATTCTTTCGTAAGATTGATCTGAGATTGAATCCAGTTTTAGGCTGGAATAACTCCAGAAATTTATTTACTAACATTATTCTCGCTTTATTACTCTTAAGTGCGGGAGCAATGTATTCTCTTTTTCCAATTGAATATATCAAAGGAGATAGAGACCACGGAGTATATGTAGTTTTTGGAAGTAAGATCCAGAAAACAGGCGGTCTGAATTTCGATGATTTCCGTTACCAAGACCTAACTCAGGTTTTAGGGAATAATATCATTTACGGTTATCCTGCGATCCATTCCGACCATTCTCCTCAAGACCCAACTATTCCAATTGGTTCTCTGTCTCCCCGCTTCTATCCCCTCTTCCCCACTTATTTAGCGCTGTCTGCTGATCTATTCGGATTAGATGCGATGTTCCGAGTGAATTCAATATTCGCAGTATTATCCTTAGTATTTATATTTCTGATCGTAAAAAAATGGATAGGGCCCTGGGGAGCATTGGTCGCAGTTTTTTTCTGTGCATTCAATCCGGCCCAACTTTGGAATGTTAGGACAACTCTGTCCGAACCGTTAGGGCAATTGCTGATCTTATTCTCTTCGTATTTAGCTCTTTATTTTTTTCGGAAGAACAAAGGATGGATGTTCTTTGCAGGCGGAATTTTAGGATTAAGCAGCTTTAATCGGATCGATAGCTTAATATATTTCCCTGCAATTGTGATCTTTGTAGGCTATCTATTATTCTTAAGAAAAAAATCTCTAGAGAAAGGACTTAACTTTCTTTTTGGGTACTCGGTAATTTCAATCTTAAGCATCTTACACGGTTATATTAATTCCAAACCGTACATGGTAGATCTATGGAGAACGAAACAATTACTTAAACTGACTATACTTTGCGCCTTCTTCTCTTTATTTTTATTAGGCTTATTTATTTTGCCTCATCTAAAAAGAGGAAGCATTTTCATTGAGTTCATCAGAAATACTGTCCTCAAAAACAGGAATACTCTACGAGTTCTTTCATTCTGTTTCTTTCTTATTTTGATCGTATTCGGATATTCTATCCAACCAGTGATCAGCAATTCTGATACAATTAATGACTTTGCATATTTTAAAAAGAATGGATTCTTATTCTTCTTACTTTATGTTCCTTTGCTTCTAGTGTTGCTTGGTATCGGGGGTTACGATCTATTAGTCTTCCGAAAACAATCTTCTGGATCTTTGGTATTCCTTTTATTAGGTTCTCTTCTTTCTTTTATTTATTTTTACGAACCAAGTATTTATCCGGATCATTTCTGGGCATCTAGACGTTGGGTTTTATTTCCTGTTCCCTTTTTATGCATTATGGGAGTCATGGGGCTTTATTCTTTACCTATCAAACAGCAGGTAATTAAGCTCGCTCTGATCGTTTTAGTTTTTGCAGGTTATCTCTATCATCTTTATAATAGAGATAGATTGATATTTTTCGAGAGAATGTTATCCGGTTATTCTGAAGAATTCGAAAGATTATCAATATCCCTTCCAAGCGAAAAGGCAATTTATTTTACTAAAAAAGAAGACCTCGCTAGTCCTCTTCGTTATTTAAGTGGGAAAGACACTTATCTTATCCGTAAGACCCGCCCGTTTTTAGAAAAGGCAAATAAACTAATCGCATCCGGTTGGAATGTCTATCTGATCGACGAAGACTTTAACCTAGAAGATGGGTCGGTTACTTTAGAAAAAGTTGATAAGATCCATTTAGAAGGAAATTATCCTGTGGATACTGTGAATCGTTACCCGGATACGCTACTATACAGAGGAACTTTCTTACAGGTTTATAAATTAGGATTAGATCCTAAAACTTCTATTCAGGCAAAAAAATCAGTCTCTCTAGATCCTTCTGAATACACTTATAAGCTGAAAACGATAAGATCTGAACGTAAGATCCAACCAAATGTTTACGAAGAAGTAAAAGCCTACGATCATTATATTCCGAATGATCCTAAAGGAAAATTCAGGGTAGAATTCGAAGGAGAAGCCTTAGACCAGGCAACTTTCAGCGTAACTGCTAACCAATCTTCTTCCGTAATCTTTCCTGAGTCCTTAGGTATCGGGGATGATAAGAAGATGAAGATCGAATTTTCTGTAGAAAATCCAGAAACAGATGATGTGCAGATCAGATTCCATACCAAAAAGGACAGGCAAGCGGTTCTTAAGTCCCTGCAATTATCTAGAATTCCCTGA
- a CDS encoding acyl-CoA dehydrogenase family protein: protein MKGTQEKKMDLYNPTDDHLSLRENVSAFAKENLDLQAKDHDDEESFNKDLFRRLGAELGIFGVTVPQEDGGMGLDPVASVIIHEEFSAYDPGFTLSYLAHEVLFVNNFYHSGNPSQRAKYMPKVLSGEWVGGMGMTEPGAGTDVLGMTTVATRKGDKFVLNGRKQFITNGIVGQVFLVYAKTSKDSRRTTSFIVESSYPGFSFGKKEEKMGMRSSPTTQLIFENLEVPAENLIGAEDGALTHMMRNLEIERVTLAAQSLGIAKRCIDVMCEYSILHREAFDKKLIEFGQIQRLLAESYADYLAARALVYDVASKIHPENRNSLGAASAKLVSTQMAERVSRNAIQVLGGYGYCREYPVERLHRDAILLSIGGGTNEAMQKNIAADLKKLYTSSGL from the coding sequence ATGAAGGGAACCCAAGAAAAAAAAATGGATCTATATAATCCAACTGATGATCACCTTTCCTTGAGAGAAAATGTAAGTGCTTTCGCGAAAGAAAATCTGGATCTGCAGGCAAAGGATCATGACGACGAAGAATCCTTTAATAAGGATCTATTTCGTAGATTAGGAGCTGAATTAGGAATTTTCGGAGTTACTGTTCCTCAGGAAGACGGAGGAATGGGATTAGACCCAGTCGCAAGTGTGATCATACATGAGGAATTCTCCGCTTATGATCCTGGATTTACTCTATCATATTTAGCTCATGAAGTACTTTTCGTAAACAATTTCTATCATAGCGGCAATCCGTCCCAAAGAGCGAAATATATGCCTAAGGTTCTCTCGGGAGAATGGGTCGGCGGAATGGGAATGACCGAGCCTGGAGCGGGGACTGATGTTCTTGGAATGACAACCGTTGCCACTCGTAAGGGCGACAAATTCGTGTTAAACGGCAGAAAGCAGTTTATCACAAATGGTATCGTGGGCCAGGTATTTTTAGTATATGCAAAAACTAGCAAAGACTCTCGCAGGACCACTTCCTTCATTGTAGAAAGCTCATATCCTGGATTTAGTTTTGGCAAAAAAGAAGAGAAGATGGGAATGAGATCTTCTCCTACTACTCAATTGATTTTCGAGAACTTAGAAGTGCCTGCAGAAAATCTGATAGGTGCAGAAGACGGAGCCTTAACTCATATGATGAGAAACCTGGAGATTGAAAGAGTAACTCTCGCAGCCCAATCTTTAGGAATTGCTAAACGTTGTATTGATGTGATGTGCGAATATTCTATCCTTCATAGAGAAGCCTTTGATAAAAAACTGATAGAATTTGGGCAGATCCAAAGGTTGCTCGCAGAATCTTATGCAGATTACCTAGCCGCAAGAGCATTGGTATATGATGTTGCTTCTAAGATCCACCCTGAAAATCGTAACTCATTAGGAGCTGCTTCTGCAAAACTTGTATCTACCCAAATGGCAGAAAGAGTTTCCAGAAACGCAATCCAGGTCTTAGGCGGTTATGGTTATTGTAGAGAATATCCTGTAGAAAGATTGCATAGAGATGCGATCTTACTTTCTATAGGTGGTGGAACGAACGAAGCAATGCAAAAGAATATAGCTGCTGACTTGAAGAAGTTATACACAAGCTCCGGACTGTAA
- a CDS encoding LIC_10091 family lipoprotein produces MRKKGPSTVVLNKNKKNLFLTVLFICSVFYLIDCSAGQGQGDHSVFGRKASLTREGLQLAAIDTPPADRHLHAEHYPSSNERRLDLFKSRVVGLGGGYMGVGTDQNLTLIAWARSEFAYLFDFDPVTVSINRLHLHFLEISPTYPEFEKLWDPKNKDTVLPIIEKRFSNDPEYQVILKSYQIALRKGAVPQRLGDLHKISKVYPQFTSFHNDTKDYDHLRNLILDGKIIAIDGNLLGDKTINSISEKAKELEIPIRILYTSNAEEYFRYPEGMRKNFLNLYGDSKTIVIRTVTKGAKVYGFPDGEMFPREFPFHYNIQSLDNLKTWLNKENVLYTTILLRNRKPIEKGFSLIEALPPEPKK; encoded by the coding sequence ATGAGAAAAAAAGGGCCTAGTACGGTCGTTTTAAACAAAAATAAAAAGAATCTATTCTTAACGGTTTTATTCATTTGTTCGGTTTTCTATCTTATAGATTGTTCTGCCGGCCAAGGCCAGGGAGATCATTCAGTATTCGGAAGAAAGGCTTCTTTAACTAGAGAAGGCCTACAACTTGCGGCAATCGATACTCCTCCTGCAGATCGTCATCTTCATGCAGAACATTATCCTTCTTCCAATGAACGAAGATTGGACCTATTTAAATCCAGAGTAGTGGGTTTAGGTGGCGGGTATATGGGAGTCGGGACTGATCAGAACTTAACTTTGATCGCTTGGGCAAGAAGTGAATTCGCTTATCTTTTCGATTTTGATCCGGTAACAGTTTCTATTAATCGACTTCATCTTCACTTTTTAGAAATTTCTCCTACTTATCCTGAATTTGAAAAACTATGGGATCCTAAAAATAAGGATACTGTTCTTCCTATCATTGAAAAAAGATTTTCGAATGATCCAGAATATCAAGTAATTCTAAAGTCTTATCAAATCGCTCTTAGAAAGGGAGCGGTTCCTCAACGTTTAGGAGATTTACATAAGATCTCTAAAGTGTATCCTCAATTTACTTCTTTCCATAACGATACAAAGGATTATGATCATTTAAGAAATCTGATATTAGATGGAAAAATAATCGCGATCGACGGGAATTTATTGGGAGACAAGACCATAAATTCAATTTCCGAAAAAGCAAAAGAACTAGAGATCCCAATCCGTATTTTATACACTTCTAATGCAGAAGAATATTTTAGATATCCGGAAGGGATGAGAAAGAACTTCCTAAATTTGTACGGAGATTCTAAAACAATAGTGATCCGCACTGTTACAAAAGGTGCTAAGGTATACGGATTTCCAGACGGAGAGATGTTCCCAAGAGAATTTCCTTTCCATTATAATATCCAATCTTTGGATAACCTAAAAACTTGGCTGAACAAAGAAAATGTTCTATATACAACGATACTTCTTCGTAATCGTAAACCGATCGAAAAAGGATTCTCTTTGATCGAAGCCCTCCCTCCGGAACCTAAAAAATGA
- a CDS encoding CapA family protein, whose amino-acid sequence MIRSCIFCFGIAFFAIPCSSQNVKTGSSTDAVRIVAVGDIMSHQTQIDTAYDKECDCWKFDEVFQEVSSMISEADLAVGNLETTLPGDPKQYTGYPQFGAPDSLAKAIKDIGFDVLSTANNHSCDKGKLGVTRTLSVLDQLGLKHLGTYKDKEEYEKNRILFVSVGNLNLAFLDYTYGTNGLEIPAGTVVNLIDKDQIASDITLAKKSKPDAIIVMYHYGTEYLHQPDPFQVEMVDHAFSSGADIVLGGHPHTLQKFGKKTIKDKFGISKERFYIYSLGNFISGQDRRYVDGGLILKFSLSKENDKLNIFDIAYEPVWVYIDRTGSRTQFRLLPVKKYLNNDQERKLPETSYQRMKQFYKDTVDLLGP is encoded by the coding sequence ATGATCCGAAGCTGTATCTTTTGTTTTGGGATTGCATTTTTTGCGATCCCTTGTTCTTCTCAGAACGTTAAGACAGGTTCTTCGACTGATGCAGTTAGAATTGTAGCAGTTGGAGATATCATGTCTCACCAAACTCAGATTGATACAGCCTACGATAAAGAATGTGACTGCTGGAAATTCGATGAGGTATTCCAAGAAGTATCTTCCATGATCTCTGAAGCGGATCTTGCAGTTGGAAATTTGGAAACCACTCTTCCGGGAGACCCAAAACAATATACTGGTTATCCTCAGTTCGGAGCTCCTGATTCTCTTGCAAAAGCAATTAAGGATATCGGCTTCGATGTGTTGTCTACTGCAAATAACCATTCCTGTGACAAAGGGAAGTTGGGAGTTACGAGAACTCTTTCCGTATTAGACCAGTTAGGTCTGAAACATTTGGGTACTTACAAAGACAAAGAAGAATATGAAAAAAATAGAATATTGTTCGTTTCTGTAGGAAATCTGAATCTTGCATTTTTAGATTATACTTATGGAACTAATGGTTTGGAAATCCCTGCTGGAACAGTAGTCAATCTAATTGATAAAGACCAGATCGCTTCTGATATAACTCTGGCGAAAAAATCCAAACCGGATGCAATTATCGTAATGTATCATTACGGAACAGAATATCTGCACCAACCAGATCCTTTCCAAGTGGAAATGGTGGATCATGCGTTTTCTTCCGGAGCAGATATAGTTTTGGGGGGGCATCCTCATACTCTCCAAAAGTTCGGTAAAAAGACGATTAAGGATAAATTTGGGATCTCAAAAGAAAGATTTTATATTTATTCTTTGGGTAATTTTATCTCCGGACAAGACAGACGTTATGTAGATGGAGGATTGATCCTCAAATTTTCCTTATCTAAGGAAAATGATAAATTAAATATTTTTGATATAGCTTATGAGCCAGTTTGGGTATATATAGACAGAACTGGATCCAGAACTCAGTTCAGATTATTGCCTGTTAAAAAATATTTAAACAATGACCAGGAAAGAAAACTTCCTGAAACTTCTTACCAAAGAATGAAACAATTCTATAAAGATACTGTAGATCTACTCGGCCCTTAA
- a CDS encoding alkene reductase → MNLLFTEYTLGKNKLKNRTVMAPMTRSRAIGNIPNDLMAEYYSQRAGAGLLITEGVSPSPNGLGYARIPGIFSEEQVQGWKKVTDAVHTNQGRIFVQLMHSGRVGNHLNLPKGAELVGPSAIGLKGTVWTDAEGNQPYSAPREMTSKDIQVAIREYVIASENAIKAGFDGVELHGANGYFIEQFLHPSANHRTDEYGGDWKKRNKFAVEVATAVVEAIGADKVAIRLSPYGVFNDLEIHNEIEEQYKDLATSLGKLGLVYIHIVDHSSMGAVKPTDSVVTSIRESYKSGNPTGAYILSGGYDVDRANSDLKEKNADLIAFGRNFISNPDLVERLEKGIPLTEPDASTFYTPGEKGYTDYSVASLSKV, encoded by the coding sequence ATGAACCTATTATTTACCGAATATACATTAGGAAAGAATAAGCTAAAAAACAGAACCGTTATGGCTCCTATGACCAGATCCAGAGCGATCGGAAATATTCCGAACGATTTGATGGCCGAATATTATTCCCAAAGAGCAGGCGCTGGTCTTTTGATTACAGAAGGTGTTTCTCCTTCTCCAAACGGTTTAGGATACGCAAGGATCCCAGGAATTTTTTCAGAAGAGCAAGTTCAGGGTTGGAAGAAGGTTACGGATGCAGTGCATACAAACCAAGGTAGAATATTTGTGCAGCTCATGCATTCAGGAAGAGTAGGGAATCATCTTAATCTTCCTAAGGGCGCAGAATTAGTAGGGCCTTCTGCGATTGGATTGAAAGGAACAGTTTGGACAGATGCAGAAGGAAACCAACCTTATTCTGCTCCGAGGGAAATGACTTCCAAAGATATCCAAGTTGCGATCCGAGAATATGTAATTGCTTCAGAGAACGCAATCAAAGCTGGTTTTGATGGAGTGGAACTTCATGGCGCTAATGGATATTTTATAGAACAATTCTTACATCCAAGTGCAAATCATAGAACCGACGAATACGGCGGAGATTGGAAAAAAAGAAATAAATTCGCTGTAGAAGTTGCTACCGCTGTTGTAGAAGCGATCGGTGCAGATAAAGTAGCAATCAGACTTTCTCCTTACGGCGTATTCAACGATTTAGAAATTCATAATGAAATAGAAGAACAATATAAAGACCTAGCTACATCTTTAGGAAAACTGGGACTCGTTTATATTCATATCGTGGATCATTCTTCTATGGGAGCTGTTAAGCCGACTGATTCTGTGGTTACTTCGATCAGAGAATCTTATAAATCCGGAAATCCAACCGGAGCTTATATTCTTTCAGGTGGATACGATGTTGATCGCGCGAATTCTGATCTAAAAGAAAAGAATGCAGATCTAATTGCGTTCGGCCGTAACTTTATTTCGAATCCAGATTTAGTGGAAAGATTGGAGAAAGGAATCCCTCTTACTGAGCCGGATGCTTCTACCTTCTATACTCCAGGAGAAAAAGGATATACTGATTATTCTGTAGCTTCTCTTTCTAAAGTTTAA
- a CDS encoding SH3 domain-containing protein, with the protein MAAMALKFRILLVLLLPPLYFSLVAQTSDPYHYVLITSGVLNVRETPETGKIIFTLNRGSKVKIVPDETKGPIDWSKIKTEDGRTGFVSRKYLGLTPPDTLDEYKLIGFVWSGYDPKDLPIFVPLAFFSPKGWQEAKDEYEFDYKFRSGVNTSLPSFSLLEGDKGPSFSAAAPTTYGCQEFPALKVKPVGDIKAKKDWLVYSPDLGLQSIPLQELSKTDPDYTLFKNLAETTWKARGYPETEWLHSTMEEVYSFKNSKKETFLSGRVAYHKKGAERRYLYLLGRKFGTDRVLISYEKSEKLTEDLGFYGGSYHLIGVIYREEDPVPILLFTDIGYDSSIKSLYELKNGTLQLLLRGAGDAC; encoded by the coding sequence GTGGCTGCAATGGCGCTTAAATTCCGGATCTTACTAGTATTACTTCTACCTCCATTGTATTTTTCTTTGGTCGCTCAGACCTCAGATCCATATCACTATGTTCTAATCACATCAGGCGTGTTAAACGTTAGAGAAACTCCTGAAACCGGAAAGATCATCTTTACCTTAAACAGGGGAAGTAAGGTCAAAATCGTCCCCGACGAAACAAAAGGTCCAATCGATTGGAGCAAAATCAAAACAGAAGATGGTAGAACAGGTTTTGTTTCTAGAAAATATTTAGGACTTACACCACCGGACACATTAGATGAATATAAACTGATTGGATTTGTGTGGTCCGGATATGATCCAAAAGATCTTCCAATCTTTGTACCACTCGCATTCTTTAGCCCAAAAGGTTGGCAAGAAGCAAAAGACGAATACGAATTTGATTATAAATTCAGAAGTGGTGTGAATACTTCTCTTCCTTCTTTTTCATTATTAGAAGGAGATAAGGGACCCTCCTTTTCCGCGGCTGCGCCTACTACATATGGATGCCAAGAATTTCCTGCGTTAAAAGTAAAACCTGTAGGAGATATTAAAGCCAAAAAAGATTGGTTGGTATATTCTCCAGATCTAGGACTACAATCCATTCCACTCCAAGAATTATCTAAAACGGATCCTGATTACACTCTTTTCAAAAACTTAGCGGAAACTACTTGGAAGGCAAGAGGATATCCTGAAACAGAATGGCTTCATTCTACAATGGAAGAAGTTTACTCTTTCAAAAATAGTAAAAAGGAAACCTTCCTCTCTGGTAGGGTCGCTTATCATAAAAAAGGCGCAGAAAGAAGATATCTTTATCTATTAGGACGTAAATTTGGGACAGATAGAGTTCTGATCTCTTACGAAAAATCCGAAAAACTTACAGAAGATTTAGGATTTTACGGAGGTTCTTATCATTTGATCGGAGTCATCTATAGAGAAGAAGATCCAGTTCCTATATTATTATTTACTGATATAGGCTACGACTCTTCTATTAAATCTTTATACGAATTAAAGAATGGGACCTTGCAGCTATTATTAAGAGGAGCAGGAGACGCCTGTTAA
- a CDS encoding LIC10415 family protein, whose translation MDVQLTNLVSSAEKLLRDKRSSVPGKTGVPSEAQNAADKTEFSSSLTSRYLKVQETLGTLQEQLSKEQMKLGVLSEAKSTPKDDLINILFGETPLFRELVENPNQDLNQLREQVQVKKDQLMDSIRKYEVESENVLSVGMLKNPENFRKSIENLSGKDIQMKQLSEKTIERLIQD comes from the coding sequence ATGGACGTTCAACTTACGAATCTAGTCTCATCAGCAGAGAAACTTCTCCGCGACAAGAGATCTTCCGTTCCAGGAAAGACGGGAGTACCCTCGGAAGCCCAAAACGCAGCCGACAAAACCGAGTTTTCTAGCAGCTTGACTTCTAGATACTTGAAAGTTCAAGAAACCTTGGGGACTCTCCAAGAACAACTTTCTAAAGAACAAATGAAACTCGGAGTACTGAGCGAAGCTAAGAGCACGCCTAAAGATGATCTAATCAATATTCTTTTCGGCGAAACTCCTTTGTTCAGAGAATTGGTAGAAAATCCAAATCAGGATCTAAACCAATTGAGAGAACAGGTCCAAGTGAAGAAGGACCAACTAATGGATTCTATCCGCAAATACGAAGTGGAATCCGAGAATGTGCTCTCCGTCGGAATGCTTAAGAACCCTGAAAATTTCCGGAAATCGATCGAAAACCTTTCCGGCAAAGATATTCAGATGAAGCAGCTATCCGAGAAAACGATAGAAAGACTGATCCAAGATTAA